From Peromyscus eremicus chromosome 3, PerEre_H2_v1, whole genome shotgun sequence, one genomic window encodes:
- the LOC131906569 gene encoding uncharacterized protein LOC131906569 translates to MKVLQKPGKEEINSLPESKEAESASALPRVPRGGSSALLQQPLLSHTSHLFTAFLQTSGSEQRPRTVKSSIGDPQASGLRTVCCHRAPATLCRPPAPSASGADGKVRQEQGRARGWRLRSGAQDAAPASAEAPVTDRRWGRGPACSPGTPRTAAVLRSAGDARAGRREPCRPEPAVPPRRERSRSPAALPRARPAPALTCPGRQRPLSLLSHRSPRRASTAPSPAPPRPVRRGQSDRSGISRGLTPGF, encoded by the exons ATGAAGGTgctccagaaaccaggaaaggaggaaataaatTCCCTTCCTGAGTCTAAG GAGGCGGAGAGCGCGTCGGCGCTGCCCCGAGTCCCGAGGGGCGGCAGCAGCGCGCTTCTGCAGCAGCCGCTGCTCAGCCACACCTCGCATCTCTTCACAGCGTTTCTCCAAACTTCGGGATCCGAACAGCGACCCCGTACCGTAAAAAGTAGCATCGGTGACCCGCAGGCCAGCGGCTTGCGAACAGTTTGCTGTCACCGTGCACCGGCAACTTTGTGCCGGCCGCCCGCGCCCTCTGCGTCGGGAGCGGACGGGAAGGTGCGCCAGGAGCAGGGGCGGGCGCGGGGCTGGCGGCTCCGCTCCGGTGCGCAGGATGCCGCACCCGCCTCAGCCGAGGCCCCGGTGACTGACAGGCGTTGGGGGCGCGGCCCCGCCTGCAGCCCGGGGACGCCGCGCACCGCCGCGGTTCTCCGCTCCGCCGGGGACGCCAGGGCCGGGCGCCGCGAGCCGTGCCGCCCCGAGCCCGCCGTGCCTCCCCGCCGCGAGCGCAGCCGCAGCCCCGCGGCCCTGCCCCGCGCCCGCCCCGCGCCCGCTCTCACCTGCCCGGGTCGCCAGCGGCCGCTCAGCCTCCTCAGCCACCGCAGCCCGCGGCGCGCGTCCACCGCGCcaagccccgccccgccccgccccgtgAGGCGGGGCCAAAGCGACCGCTCCGGAATCTCGCGAGGCTTGACTCCAGGGTTTTAA